The following are encoded together in the Coregonus clupeaformis isolate EN_2021a chromosome 24, ASM2061545v1, whole genome shotgun sequence genome:
- the spryd4 gene encoding SPRY domain-containing protein 4 yields MAMPLGMGHYCRLAGRVVGAVSRRQTRGTLLTATRSYITETAGNNLQFKLDDRTAHSSLDLFKKDTGVIYRILGIDPSHVQQNPERFRDWAVVFGDGRITGGRHYWEVTVKKSSEFRLGVAEAAMSRDDCVGTNRASWVFGYVQRKWFAMTTNQRVPVPLVGKPDRVGILLDYEAGLIGLVDIPKAKVIHSMRATFRGPLCPAFGLWDGELLTHSGLKEPEGLK; encoded by the exons ATGGCGATGCCCCTTGGCATGGGACATTATTGTCGCTTGGCAGGACGAGTTGTGGGCGCAGTGTCCCGCAGACAAACGCGTGGAACACTTCTTACAGCGACAAGATCGTATATTACCGAAACGGCGGGCAATA ACCTGCAGTTTAAGCTGGACGACAGGACAGCCCACAGCAGTCTGGACCTCTTTAAGAAGGACACGGGTGTCATCTATCGCATCCTGGGCATAGACCCCAGCCATGTCCAACAAAACCCTGAGCGCTTCCGTGATTGGGCCGTGGTGTTCGGAGACGGGCGAATCACAGGCGGCCGCCACTACTGGGAGGTGACAGTGAAGAAGTCTTCAGAGTTCCGTTTAGGCGTGGCCGAGGCGGCGATGTCACGGGACGACTGCGTAGGCACCAACCGCGCCTCCTGGGTGTTCGGCTATGTCCAGCGCAAGTGGTTTGCTATGACAACCAACCAGAGGGTGCCGGTGCCTCTGGTGGGTAAGCCTGATCGCGTGGGCATTCTGTTAGACTATGAGGCCGGCCTTATAGGCCTGGTGGATATCCCGAAGGCCAAGGTGATCCACAGCATGAGGGCCACGTTCAGGGGGCCTCTCTGCCCAGCGTTTGGCTTGTGGGATGGAGAGCTGCTTACACACTCAGGTCTGAAGGAGCCTGAAGGCTTAAAGTGA